From one Butyricimonas faecihominis genomic stretch:
- a CDS encoding GNAT family N-acetyltransferase, producing the protein MKIEVVVASEKHLSYVTAINDAIDHAAKARGTGIARRTNEYIADKIRSGKAIIALNREEFVGFCYIESWGHQKFVANSGLIVVPAYRGLGVAKQIKEAAFHLSRRRFPQAKLFGLTTGEQVMRINTSLGYVPVTFAKLTDDEEFWAGCKSCVNYDILQRTNMTKCLCTGMIYDPEVVARQQAAAKKAAKGRSLPLFKHLRHVVGATLAVCGLPVSRSAMKHTANL; encoded by the coding sequence ATGAAGATTGAAGTTGTAGTTGCATCCGAGAAACACCTGTCATACGTGACAGCGATAAACGATGCGATTGATCATGCTGCAAAAGCAAGAGGTACTGGTATAGCCAGAAGAACGAACGAGTATATTGCCGATAAAATCCGAAGTGGAAAGGCAATTATCGCTCTGAATCGAGAGGAGTTCGTGGGTTTCTGCTATATTGAATCATGGGGTCACCAGAAATTCGTGGCGAACTCCGGGTTAATCGTGGTACCGGCGTACCGGGGATTGGGAGTGGCAAAACAAATAAAGGAGGCTGCTTTTCATCTGTCGCGAAGGCGATTCCCGCAAGCAAAGCTTTTCGGCTTGACAACTGGTGAGCAGGTGATGCGAATCAATACTTCATTGGGTTACGTGCCTGTTACTTTTGCCAAACTCACGGATGACGAGGAGTTTTGGGCCGGATGCAAGTCTTGCGTGAATTATGACATATTGCAACGGACGAACATGACCAAGTGTCTTTGTACCGGGATGATTTATGATCCGGAGGTCGTGGCCAGACAACAGGCGGCGGCTAAAAAGGCGGCTAAGGGGAGGTCATTGCCTTTGTTCAAGCATCTGCGTCATGTTGTGGGGGCCACGTTGGCGGTTTGCGGGTTACCGGTTTCTCGCTCTGCCATGAAACATACGGCAAATTTGTAA
- a CDS encoding head GIN domain-containing protein → MKRIGLILLGMLMVGVVSAEVKKIKGTGYLVVHDRQADQPFTRVSVQQSITLYISQGKTEGITVEADDNIIPYIKTEIKNGQLNIFLDPEVIVRGYTAMNVSVSMPIITDINVAAAGRLEGSSPFAVNKLEIVASGAGSVKLEVKGSEVDVEASGAARLELKGEVEQFDLEMSSAATLKGWELRVKDCDAEISGAAKAEVSISGQLEAEISSAGILIYDGNPRITKQNVTGRGTLVKRR, encoded by the coding sequence ATGAAAAGGATTGGTTTGATTTTATTGGGGATGTTGATGGTAGGGGTTGTTTCTGCCGAGGTGAAAAAAATCAAGGGAACGGGGTATCTTGTGGTGCATGATCGTCAGGCGGATCAGCCGTTTACCCGTGTTTCCGTTCAGCAGTCGATCACCTTGTATATATCACAAGGAAAAACGGAAGGGATTACCGTGGAGGCGGATGATAATATTATTCCTTATATAAAAACGGAGATAAAGAACGGGCAATTGAATATCTTCCTTGACCCGGAAGTGATTGTTCGGGGATATACGGCAATGAACGTTTCCGTGTCCATGCCTATTATCACGGATATAAACGTGGCGGCTGCCGGGCGTTTGGAAGGAAGTTCGCCTTTTGCCGTGAATAAACTGGAAATCGTGGCATCCGGTGCGGGGAGCGTGAAGTTGGAGGTGAAAGGGAGTGAAGTTGACGTGGAGGCATCCGGTGCCGCGAGACTAGAGCTTAAAGGTGAGGTGGAGCAGTTTGATTTGGAAATGTCTTCCGCTGCCACGCTGAAGGGTTGGGAGCTGCGTGTGAAAGATTGTGATGCTGAGATTAGCGGGGCTGCCAAGGCTGAAGTTTCCATTTCCGGGCAGTTGGAGGCAGAGATTTCTTCAGCTGGTATTCTAATTTATGACGGGAATCCGCGGATTACCAAACAAAACGTGACTGGGCGGGGAACTTTGGTAAAAAGGAGATAG
- a CDS encoding S41 family peptidase, which produces MYRLFFFSILAGFLSSCEDSRGVSPTPGPYSYVRINTFTKDKMTDQYFWADEVKDKNIDPDSNPAEYFATMKYPEDQWSRITSSKGLGEIADASGYDEGFGYNLTFWEKEGYIFADVNFVHPNSPAAKAGLKRGDLITHMDGERITTENYTDLYYASQLSLGLSNDEVSEPYETKKLTAQTYTIDPVLDYGLIPLENQTIGYMIYTDFVFRGNTSLAQLNHVFQTLKSANIDEFILDLRYNQGGYIFAVKQLCSLLAPEEVVENEELLIHKSWNKAYQEKYADDPTRLEEHFDKTVPLDSRLNLKRLWVITSKVTASAAEMLISALSPYMEVNVVGDITMGKNMGGIIYTPNDKDLQNWNIMLISTEYRNSRGESVKGGIPPMFPILEQFHHQYQLGDKEEPLLAATLQLITQDAIATPVMNSRSSRSLDTGTPRRIIPKFVQARSRLLLGIEN; this is translated from the coding sequence ATGTATAGACTATTCTTCTTTTCGATTTTAGCAGGATTCCTATCAAGTTGTGAGGATTCACGCGGAGTAAGCCCTACTCCGGGCCCTTACTCGTATGTCCGGATTAACACGTTCACGAAAGACAAAATGACCGACCAATACTTTTGGGCGGATGAAGTCAAGGACAAAAACATTGATCCAGATAGTAACCCGGCGGAATATTTCGCTACCATGAAATACCCCGAGGACCAATGGTCACGCATCACGAGTTCCAAAGGTTTGGGAGAAATTGCCGACGCCTCCGGGTATGACGAAGGTTTTGGCTACAACTTGACTTTCTGGGAGAAAGAGGGCTACATATTCGCGGATGTCAATTTCGTTCACCCGAATTCTCCAGCAGCAAAAGCAGGACTTAAACGGGGAGACCTGATCACTCACATGGACGGGGAAAGGATCACGACGGAAAATTACACGGACTTATATTACGCATCCCAGCTTTCTCTCGGGCTATCAAACGATGAAGTATCAGAACCGTACGAAACGAAAAAGCTGACCGCCCAAACATACACGATCGATCCGGTACTTGATTACGGGTTGATTCCCTTGGAGAACCAAACAATCGGGTACATGATCTACACGGATTTCGTGTTCCGCGGTAACACGTCGTTGGCACAACTGAACCACGTGTTCCAAACCTTAAAATCAGCCAATATTGACGAATTCATTCTGGATTTACGATATAATCAAGGCGGGTACATTTTTGCAGTGAAACAACTATGTTCACTTCTCGCCCCGGAAGAAGTCGTGGAAAACGAAGAACTGCTTATTCACAAAAGCTGGAATAAAGCATATCAGGAAAAATACGCTGATGATCCTACCCGCTTGGAAGAACATTTTGACAAGACGGTACCTCTTGATTCCCGTCTAAACTTGAAACGCCTGTGGGTGATCACGAGTAAAGTGACTGCATCAGCCGCCGAAATGCTGATCAGTGCCTTATCCCCATACATGGAAGTAAACGTCGTTGGCGACATTACCATGGGGAAAAATATGGGTGGAATCATCTACACGCCTAACGACAAAGACTTACAGAATTGGAATATCATGTTGATCTCCACGGAATACAGAAACAGTCGGGGAGAATCCGTCAAAGGCGGCATACCCCCCATGTTCCCCATCTTGGAGCAATTTCACCATCAATACCAACTGGGAGATAAAGAAGAACCCTTGCTGGCTGCAACCCTTCAACTCATCACGCAGGATGCGATTGCCACCCCGGTCATGAACAGTCGGAGCAGCAGAAGTCTCGACACGGGAACCCCTCGCCGGATTATCCCAAAATTCGTACAGGCAAGGTCTAGGCTATTACTAGGGATAGAAAACTAA